Sequence from the Rutidosis leptorrhynchoides isolate AG116_Rl617_1_P2 chromosome 3, CSIRO_AGI_Rlap_v1, whole genome shotgun sequence genome:
AAGTTGAAAATCTGACCTAGAAGACAAAAAGATTTCCAAAGCATAATAAGTTGTGGGCAATATTTGACATGTGAGTTAAGCAAAAGGGTCAAAATAAATTTAGTAGCTTGACCATGAAATTCTCTCTTTCAGCCTTGCCTTTATAAAATTAGATCTAATGCAATAAAATATATTACCTAACAATGTATATACATGGCACTAATTGTATATACTTCATGTTCACAGTAACTTTGCTTATATTTGGATTTCAACTTATATATGTCTAATCAAAATATGATTCGTCTCAAACTTGATTAATACCTAAACCAAGGATGATAAACATGTTACTTTAACACGTTTATAAATACTTCGATTCCAATTAACAAAATATGACCATCTTATGTCTTTTTTTACATTGATTATAAACATTACTCGTGAAAGCAAATTATCACTACTGAAACAATACTCATGCTACAATACTCAATAAACGTGGTCTGATTGTGTAACCACACATTATCACTACTAACACGCAATACTCGTGCTACAATAAACGTGGTCTGATTGTGCAACCACACGAGGCAAACGCCTCAAACAAACTTTTCTATTTGTTTTTATGTTGCATTTCAATAACTACATTTGCTTCTAGATTTTtttaataataagtatgtttttagtATTCGTTATCAATGTTTTTTATATGTCCACAATAACTGTTTAAGTATTTTATACTATGCTTAACTTTTAAAGTTTTTTACAGACATATATGGTTGGTTTTTAAATTTTAAGTACATACATTGGATACAGAATAACTAACATAACTACTTACATTAAATACAATAATCATAAATATTATTTCTTTATAAACACTCACATAGCCTCGCGAATTCGTGGGTCCTCCACTAGtaaaaattaaaaatgaataaagAAAACATTAAGGGAACAAGAGTTACTCCATGTTTACTTTCCATAAGTAAAATTGATATTTATTTGTTACTTAATATATgtcatttaatttaaaatttgatTTAGTTTTAGAAGACATAGAATAAGAAACCTTTTTCCAAACAGACACATCGAAAACAGAACTTAATATACGCGGGAAGAAAAAAAAAGTAACACCTCATTACCCATATTTACATATTGGCCTACTTTTGTCCAAGAGATGCTATGCATAACCAATTGAAAGTAGGTGACAATGTTGCTTTCAACTTTGCTTTTAACCCTTTTATCTCAAGTTTGTCCCCCAAACAATCCATTAGCTTAATTTTTCTTCCTAAAATTCAAAGTAAGGTATCCAAGAGAATGTGTATGCCCCCATTTCATTATGTGTTACCCATCACAAGTGTCTTGTATTGACAAAAGTAAAACCAAAACCATAATTATCCTTGGCTTGGTAAAGAAATGTACACAATCATTTTAACTTCACATTCACACAAAGATATATTTATAGGACTATAAATTCCACATTTCCCCTTATCACACTAACTTATAATAACCATTTGAACCATGACTGTTAATGTTTGTTCTGCATATGAACCTTGTATGATAAGCCCAAGAATCTCATTCTCTCATGATCTCAACAACCAATCATCAGAAATCGCAACCACTACTACCGCCACCGCTACCTCCACCACCTTTGATTTTTGCATCACCTCAAATCTTGATCAACCAATCACATCAGCCGACGAGCTATTCTTCAACGGTGTACTCCTCCCCACCCAAATCAAGAAAGAACCTAAAATCACATGTCCTATTTCCAAAAAGATATTAGTATCAGAAAATGAAGACGTTCATAGAAAACGTCTTAAAGAACTTTTATGTGATGACGAAGAAGAACAAGATAAATCTTCATCAAGATCGTTTTGGATGTTTAACCGAACCATGAGCTTGAACTCTAATAGTAGTACTAAGGGACCAAAAAGGTTGTTTAAGTCGTTATCTTTGAAACGAATGTTAAGGAGTAACTCAACGGATTCTCCAACGAATCGAAGTTGTAACGAGGCTATAAAGGTTGTAGATAAAGAACCATCAACAGTACTAATTCAAACTCCACCAGTAGAACATAGTTGTAACGATAATAATTCTTCTAGGCGATTCGTACCGAGGAAGAATTCATATGGTGGTTATGACAGGGGAAAGAAAATTCATCAGGTTGTTAATATCCCAGCAACTTATAATAGAAATTTGTTTGGGTTAGGTGCGTTATTTTGTAACAGTAAGGCTGGTAACAAAAGTAGATAAATCATAACTTATATAGTGTGCTGTTAATTCATCTAAATTTCGGTTATAAACTCCCCATGTTTGATTACTAATATCAAAAAAAATGAGATGATCATCGCATACTAACATTTAATAACTTGAAAGGCTAGAGGCTAAGCCGCTAAGAAGGTAACTATATGAGGGCGAAGGGTACACTGAACACGAACGGAATCAACTGTAAAGAGAGAAGCGATAGCAACTCACTAAAATTAATCCATACACACCTTTTGTTATATAAAATGTGTGTTGGGTCAAGAATATGATAGCCGGATTTTTCTTTGGATCGTGATGATACTTTTCTAATTAAGGATTTCGATCCAGTTATCACTGGTTACACAAAATCAAGATTGGGATAAGATAAGGAATAGATATAATCGTCTTACCTAAAAGATAATTATCCGCTTTTCGAAAAAAAATAAGATGATTATCCTACACAATTGTAGAAAGTATTTTCTAGATGTTTGTATGTTGAAAGTGTGTTTAGAATTAAAAATTCTCGGAACCTTTCTCCAAGAAATGGAGTCTCGTATTTATACTCGTCAAAAAATTGCAATGAAGTGTCGCAAGCTTTGGTAAATGACCATAATTAAATGACACAATCCTTGGCAATGGACATTATTGAAATTGTGCAATTATACCCTAATAAAACATGTAAACATGTCTCAAAATGTCCAAGCAAACAAGACAACCATTTGTGAACCGTTGCAACTTGTATGTGAAAAGTTTTGTTGAACCTACAGAGGGATGTGGCGCATCCTCATAGGCAGGGGCGGAGACAAGGGGGGACTGAGGGGTGCTCAGCCTCCCCCAAGGCCAAATCGAGACCCAAGTTTCATTTGTATTATTATGCGCAGATAATTGTAAGCCTCCCTCAAGGCCAACATATTAAATATAATGTTATGGCTTGTTGACGTAGCTTTTTTTGTAATTATCTGATTAAGAACTAAGCCAACTCCATCTGTAAATCATGGTTTCGCCTCTGCTCATAGTGATGCGGCACATAAGTTGTAACATCCTAAATTATTGAAATATTACTCTTGAAAAATTATATATGATATAACAATGTAATGTAAGATAAGATTATCTATGTCTAAAATGACTACATGATATATGTTATAGAGTCTTAACAGATGTCTAATACATACTATTTGATTCAAGAATGGAATCATACAAAATTGGAATTAACTTAGACATGTGTAAACGTCATTTTAAGATGCACATGTCAACTTGTGTATATTAATCTAAAGGCATAGATTACAATTTGTTAAAGCATGGTTAAAGGGGAAGATATACCCATTTTATAATTATATTGtcattcttataattattattatattatggttTTTAGTGGTAGGTGACTAAGTTATAAAACTAGTTAGTCATTTTGTTATGAAACATGTCATGTTAAATTAGAGACACATTACTAAAACTAGTCGAGATTGCAAGTCTACTAATATTAGAGTGGATGACTAAACTACTATCATTACTTAAAATCAAGCCACGTATTAGAAAACTCAAGATATACTAGCTTATGTGTTGATAGTATACACTAATATTCTTAATTAGTGACTAATGATACTTTCAGTGTAAAAAGAAAGAtgattaatctttaacgttttcctTTGTACAGAAAGataaacataaataaacaaatgagaATGTAAATGTGATTTTAAGAAGAGAGTTGCATATCTCAATATAAGATGAGATTTGGAAAGTAGTCAACTATTAGATGGATGATGGTAACATTTGATACGGTTAATGCATACAGAGAATTTGAGGAACTTTTGTAGTACACATTTGAAGCTTTTAGTACAAGTGATTAAGCATGGATTAGAATTCAAGTAAGAAGAGTACAAGTTAGAAATCTTGTAGTACAAATTCATGAAGCATGTGTCATCCTCTTCATACGTCAGTATGCTATTACTCATTAAATGTGAGTACCGTATTATTTACGAAAACTGAGATATATGCTATGTATATGTTTTATTTGCTAAAATATGattcattatagttattaaaaatgtatatatgcaTTCATGATCATTTTAGAGCATGCAGTtcatgtatatgtatttatttatagttAATGTGTGTCGACCGGTACGATACGTAAGTATAAAGTTTATCACGTGTTAGCGTCAGGCTTCACGTTGTTCAGATAATGGGATCCACATATTTAAGATTGGATCCAAATAAAGAGAAGTGATTACGGTTCGGTTACACATTAACGTAGAGATcttagtatgtatttttatatgagAATATTTGTCATGACATTATGTGATATTTTTATAGCAAAACTCAtgtgctcactaagctttatgcttacagtTATTGCATATATCTCAGGTTTAAATATTCAAGAAAATTAAACTGTAGCAGAGAGCTTTAAAGATGTTAAAGAAATGCAAGAGATTATATATGTTTATAGATGCTTATGTAGCAGAGATAGTAAAATGTATATTTTGCAAATGATAATCTAATTTGAAGTGGCCGAACGGACGTTACATAAGTTGCCGTTCCAGCATACATGTGGCGCATCATCTTAAGGTGCGACGCATCAAATGTTCTTTGAATATTTTATGGTCCCTCTACGTTATATGATGCGACACATCAAGAAAGGATGTGGCGCATTCATGCTACATGATGTGACACATCGTGCAAGGATGCGGCGCATCCGAGTATGTTCAACCAATCTAAGTTTGTTTATGTACAAACTAGTTTCTGACTCAAGCTATCTCATTAACTCTTTGCTAGACGTGTACTCCATACTCTTCAAATCCGTTCCGGAGTATCAAAAATAGCTTTCACTTTCAACTTAGCAAATCCAATACACTAAAACGATTCATTGGATCACACTAAAATCGCCAACACCTTTCTTAATTAAACTACCTATTATAccctttaaaatatatttacaattttaTATGTATTTTAGGATTTCGGCCCGCTTCGTCTGTCATTCAGGATGTTTTAAGAATGAGATTCATGTAATGCGGTTCGAGTTTCCGTCCGAAGGTGCGTGTATGAATGGAAAATGATCGGGTGGTGCTCGTCAGTGATTCAAAAtacttttaaaaaatatatatttactatACTTTTTCTCATCGGTATTATTTTGATATTGTCTTTCAAAACGCGCTAAGCATTCAtcgtattaatttttttttccacCGGTATTATTTTGATAGATTTGGTGGGCTCGATCCCCAACGTCGAGATCgctcgtgtgacgacccggaaatttccgactaaatttaaactttatctttatattattctgacacgataagcaatgtttgttaagttaaatctcaaggattttaaactatgtttatacattcatttaaacctcgaccaaattccaatgattcacgaatcattaaatgaacatatatgaatatgtatgtatatgtgtatatgttataaattgaaaatgtcaacaaagtatttaaaagtataatgctttatatgaacgtatttgtttcaatatgattatcgacgaaattaaaaaaaaaaatatattaaatgattgaattatcagaaacattgaattatgattacaagtctctgttgagaggtccactatgatttgagaaatctattcctcttaacaatattgggaataatttgtaaagctatttataaataaaaataaaaagtgtcatttacgaaagttagacaaaagctagtggagaattggtttccataatattctattaatctattttcaaacgtacaaaaacgttttcagtttaaaaagaactttattattaaaacgtatataacttttataaatatctagaatcacttttgacaactcattacttaaccagtataataaatataacgatatttatattttatttcattaaatatatataacgatttaaattaatattatatatatttatacgtgtattatacatacatagtttttatacttttactatactttaactttacctttactttacttttactttactttaactttaataattcactttaataattcatactttaataattcactttaataattcatactttaataattcatactttaataattcactttaataattcatactttaataattcacttaaataattcatactttaataattcactttaataattcaaaaatctattataaatagaattcaataggtttcattatttcatagaaacttaaaaatatatttctctaaactctctcaatcgatttatatatatatatatatatatatatatatatatatatatatatatatatatatatatatatatatatatatatatatatatatatatatatatatatattgctctgtattatttcaagatattattagtatacataaaatattacgacggagtgatgtccgagtgatttcaaaatagtttttttgaatgagtcgaagctaagaaaattatgggttatagctatggaggtgatgggtatggttcatgggtatgctcgtgaggtcaatctagtgtttatcatctccgttgcgtctacgtactttcctgcaatattgaatctcaatattgatacgtgagcactcataacttaacttttatatatcaatagtgtatctctgactagtgctcgagtatataggattatgcatacttgtacattcgatattgtccttagataggtttgttgaatcctgaattagatacatatgctactgagatagggtatatgatatgcatgtcattggaaagctagtgaaaaattaagaacttttcatttagatatcgaatggtttcgatgaacggatttgaagtataggcaactgaattttagtattattgttaaaatgattattattactatcgtcgttattattttaatagaaatatcattgttattataaaatatcattattactattatgttagtattatcattttatcataataacatttttagtaaatataaatattgttattttttatagaataataataattgttattacaaaataatacaacttttacttattattattatgatcaatattattttatcaaataaataggggatacaaagatatttttcaccacgcgtaatataattacattaataatacttaccactatagttttaagatattaagtgaactttgtaaattttactacttaagatatataaaagtatattttatcatatataaacgttaatataaatttttattaataaatgccttttattattataaaatctaataaatatatttaaatatataaaacgactatagttaagttataaacacgtataaattttagaagtcattttgggtcaagttgacttttgttgacttttgcatattagtctcgagcattaggattgtggtacactatgacttgaccaaaaattgttagacaaatattgaccaacatataaatatatataattaatataggttcgtgaatccgaggccaaccttgcacttgttaaatgacgttatatgtatttttactacgaaatacagtatggtgagtttcatttgctcccttttatatatatttttgggactgagaatacatgcgctgtttttttataaatgttttacgaaataggcacaagtactaaaactaattctacgtgggtttaaaccagaaatatacccttagcttggtaacattaaactacttgtctatgtacggtaggcgctgtaacgacccgaccaaaaccgttattgacggcgtcgttaacttaggtcccgttgcgtggtcgtagtctctatatgagactcgtttgaccaaaattatgtcgcgttcgtttaaaaggtacaagacttgcaagtttagtttacaaaaccgttcgacaacaagtctaagtttacaaaagtcataaagtataaatgaaataacttgcgacataattagttgaaaaacacagttgctataaatagcgtaagtatgtaaacaaaagtgtgaatccaaaagtgctatccctagcgtatgtatgtatgtatgcttgaccccaagcaagaaatcagagtgtatgcatgtatgctcgactccaagcaagtatgagtgtacgcggaagcatgtatcaaatagccaagtatgaacctgagaaacatatagaaaactgtcaacgcaaaaacgttggtgaaatcataggtgtattagtaaaagttatattttgaaccacaagatttagtatttccataaattgatcatcc
This genomic interval carries:
- the LOC139900440 gene encoding uncharacterized protein, with the protein product MTVNVCSAYEPCMISPRISFSHDLNNQSSEIATTTTATATSTTFDFCITSNLDQPITSADELFFNGVLLPTQIKKEPKITCPISKKILVSENEDVHRKRLKELLCDDEEEQDKSSSRSFWMFNRTMSLNSNSSTKGPKRLFKSLSLKRMLRSNSTDSPTNRSCNEAIKVVDKEPSTVLIQTPPVEHSCNDNNSSRRFVPRKNSYGGYDRGKKIHQVVNIPATYNRNLFGLGALFCNSKAGNKSR